Proteins encoded in a region of the Flammeovirga yaeyamensis genome:
- a CDS encoding YHYH protein, giving the protein MKLFKCISLLILSTTLFFACSDSEEADNTTPTTLPSDQNSDDSSDDQDDETPTADVPDVYKKIYGATDIYLENDMVVIEMEGIPDHNSPYYQNTEWASERYEAYNNQDFAKNPNVIASVDRTVKIPLNPTEASNHQETQLGTMGIALNGVAFYNQYAGPNNQPLTNEIYSFDQYNGHPQNVGVYHYHLEPTFLTAQDTIGREGLLGFLLDGFPVYGPMENGSAVINDDLDDYHGHTHATEDYPDGTYHYHVTSEAPYINGNGYYGTPGTSTD; this is encoded by the coding sequence ATGAAATTATTTAAATGCATATCATTATTGATATTATCGACTACTTTATTTTTTGCATGCAGTGACTCAGAAGAGGCTGATAACACTACGCCTACCACCTTACCAAGTGATCAAAACAGTGATGATTCATCTGATGATCAGGATGATGAAACACCAACTGCAGATGTTCCAGATGTATACAAGAAAATTTATGGAGCCACAGATATTTATTTAGAAAATGACATGGTGGTTATCGAAATGGAAGGAATTCCTGATCACAATAGCCCATATTATCAAAATACAGAATGGGCCTCGGAAAGGTATGAAGCATATAATAATCAGGATTTCGCAAAGAACCCTAATGTAATTGCCTCAGTAGATAGAACAGTAAAAATACCTTTAAATCCAACAGAAGCTTCTAATCATCAAGAAACACAATTAGGAACTATGGGTATTGCTTTAAATGGAGTGGCGTTTTATAACCAGTATGCTGGTCCAAATAATCAACCTTTGACTAACGAAATTTATTCTTTTGATCAATACAATGGTCACCCACAAAATGTGGGTGTATATCATTATCATTTAGAGCCAACATTTTTAACGGCTCAGGATACAATTGGCAGGGAAGGATTGTTAGGTTTCCTTTTAGATGGATTCCCAGTGTATGGACCAATGGAAAATGGTAGTGCAGTAATTAATGATGATTTAGACGATTACCATGGTCACACTCATGCAACAGAAGATTATCCTGATGGCACCTATCATTATCATGTAACATCAGAGGCTCCTTACATTAACGGAAATGGATATTATGGTACGCCAGGTACATCTACTGATTAG
- a CDS encoding NAD(P)-binding domain-containing protein produces MSEQRSFDVIIIGGGQAGLSVAYYLQMLSIDYLIIDENDQPGGSWTRGWDSLLLFSPGIYSSLSGWMIPTPQNIKYTSKDEFVNYLSNYEKRYDMPIERGVTVHNVEKSGKNYIINTGKEKIVSKIVVACTGATSTPYIPKYEGIRDYKGQILHSFYYRNINQLKGDNILIVGGGNSAAQIVSEVSKSKKVQWATKVPPKFLPDDVDGRYLFDLANKDYPDEEKIKQKQLLGDIVMLEEVKLARDRGDLTSRRSTFTFTERGVMWEDKIEEPFDAVIWCTGFRPNFSFLKSLEIVDGYKIKTCGTKILGHEGLWAVGYGDWTGYSSATIYGVGKTAQKTVEEISLYLLNYDEFDTVL; encoded by the coding sequence ATGAGCGAACAGAGAAGTTTTGATGTAATAATAATAGGAGGAGGTCAAGCCGGCCTTTCTGTTGCATATTATCTACAAATGCTCAGTATCGACTATCTGATAATTGATGAAAATGACCAACCTGGAGGTTCATGGACAAGAGGTTGGGATTCACTTTTACTTTTTTCACCAGGAATTTATTCTTCATTATCAGGTTGGATGATTCCTACTCCTCAAAATATAAAATATACGAGTAAAGACGAATTTGTAAATTACTTGTCTAATTATGAAAAGAGGTACGACATGCCTATTGAAAGAGGAGTAACAGTACACAATGTTGAGAAGTCTGGAAAAAACTACATTATTAATACTGGAAAGGAAAAAATTGTTTCTAAAATTGTCGTGGCCTGTACGGGGGCTACAAGTACTCCTTATATACCTAAATACGAAGGTATAAGAGATTATAAAGGACAGATTCTACATTCTTTTTACTACAGAAATATTAATCAGCTTAAAGGAGATAATATTTTGATTGTTGGTGGGGGTAATAGTGCAGCACAAATTGTTTCTGAAGTCTCTAAATCAAAAAAAGTACAATGGGCAACCAAAGTGCCTCCTAAATTTTTGCCTGATGATGTCGATGGTCGTTATCTTTTTGACTTAGCGAATAAAGATTATCCTGATGAGGAAAAGATAAAGCAAAAACAATTGCTTGGTGATATTGTAATGTTGGAGGAGGTGAAACTAGCTAGAGATAGAGGTGATCTTACCTCACGAAGATCTACATTTACTTTTACAGAAAGGGGAGTAATGTGGGAAGATAAAATAGAAGAACCTTTTGATGCTGTTATTTGGTGTACTGGATTTAGACCAAATTTCTCTTTTCTCAAAAGTCTAGAAATTGTTGATGGCTATAAAATTAAAACATGCGGTACCAAAATTCTTGGACATGAAGGATTATGGGCTGTAGGATATGGTGATTGGACGGGGTACTCTTCTGCAACAATTTATGGGGTTGGTAAAACAGCACAGAAAACAGTAGAAGAAATCTCTCTTTATTTACTTAATTACGACGAATTTGATACCGTATTGTAA
- a CDS encoding bifunctional metallophosphatase/5'-nucleotidase gives MKTRREFVKILSKSTALTSLGFLMPLESLALPNKPVKLTILHTNDTHSQIDPFPEKHKKYPNMGGVSRRKTFVDKIRAEEDQVLLLDAGDIFQGTPYFNFFKGEIEFKSMSMLKYDAATLGNHDFDNKVDGLSNMLPHAEFPFLIANYDFTNTSMDGKTKPYKIFNKGGIKIGVFGIGIKLDGLVSKACYQETVWSSGIEAAQEYSQKLKHEEKCDLVVCLSHLGYKAYIDGEEDDLHLAEQTKDIDVIIGGHSHTFLDEPTIRKNLDGKDVLITQVGYAGIKVGRLDFYFDNGKKIAYSSDNYDSYPVV, from the coding sequence ATGAAAACAAGAAGAGAATTTGTAAAAATATTATCGAAATCTACAGCTTTAACTAGTTTGGGATTTTTAATGCCTTTAGAGTCTTTAGCTTTACCAAATAAGCCGGTAAAATTGACAATATTACATACAAACGATACGCATAGTCAGATTGATCCATTTCCTGAGAAACATAAAAAATACCCTAATATGGGAGGTGTCTCCAGGAGAAAAACATTTGTAGATAAAATAAGAGCAGAAGAGGATCAAGTTTTACTTTTAGATGCAGGAGATATTTTTCAAGGAACTCCTTATTTTAATTTCTTCAAGGGAGAAATAGAATTCAAGTCGATGAGTATGCTAAAATATGATGCCGCCACTTTAGGAAATCATGATTTCGACAATAAAGTAGATGGTTTATCTAATATGCTGCCTCATGCAGAATTTCCTTTTTTAATAGCTAATTATGATTTTACCAATACTTCTATGGACGGTAAAACCAAACCCTATAAAATTTTTAATAAGGGTGGAATTAAAATAGGAGTTTTTGGAATAGGCATAAAACTAGATGGTTTGGTCTCTAAGGCTTGTTATCAAGAAACGGTTTGGAGTAGTGGTATTGAAGCCGCTCAAGAATACAGTCAAAAGTTAAAGCATGAAGAAAAATGCGATTTAGTTGTTTGCCTCTCACACCTTGGTTATAAGGCTTATATTGATGGAGAGGAGGATGATTTACACCTTGCAGAACAAACCAAAGATATAGATGTTATTATTGGAGGACATTCTCATACTTTTTTAGATGAACCTACCATCAGAAAGAATCTTGATGGTAAAGATGTTCTCATTACACAAGTAGGTTATGCCGGTATTAAAGTAGGTAGATTGGACTTTTATTTCGATAACGGCAAAAAAATTGCTTATTCTTCAGATAACTATGATAGTTACCCTGTGGTATAA
- a CDS encoding 5'-nucleotidase C-terminal domain-containing protein: MYQRVLLIFSLFIFSITACKQEKVSLNQVDFKSNLINQEISDNKEMNSFIDPYKTKLDKEMNQVIATVDEDLVISKPNNLLGNFLCDLSLDIVKKNGFDADLVVMNNGGLRAPIYKGDITNRSAFKLMPFDNMLVIVTMKGEAMTEMFEYLAKFQEPTNGLTLGIKNKKPIHPMINGKKFDPNKEYKVVTSDYLYTGGDQMFFFQKGSKMVKTDLLIRDSIIDYCKAKKVIKVEHNKRLYYVK; encoded by the coding sequence ATGTATCAAAGAGTTCTTTTAATTTTTTCCTTGTTTATATTTTCTATAACAGCATGTAAACAAGAAAAAGTTTCATTAAATCAAGTTGATTTTAAATCAAACCTAATAAATCAAGAAATTTCGGATAATAAAGAGATGAATTCTTTCATCGACCCTTATAAAACAAAGCTTGATAAAGAAATGAATCAAGTGATCGCCACTGTAGATGAGGATTTAGTTATTTCAAAACCAAATAACCTGTTAGGGAATTTTTTGTGTGATTTAAGTTTGGATATTGTCAAGAAAAATGGATTTGACGCTGATCTAGTTGTTATGAACAATGGAGGTTTAAGAGCACCCATATATAAAGGTGATATTACAAACAGAAGTGCGTTCAAATTAATGCCATTTGATAATATGTTAGTTATTGTAACTATGAAAGGAGAAGCAATGACTGAAATGTTTGAGTATTTAGCAAAATTCCAAGAACCTACCAATGGTTTAACTTTAGGAATTAAGAATAAAAAGCCTATTCACCCGATGATAAATGGGAAGAAATTTGATCCCAATAAAGAATATAAAGTGGTAACATCAGATTACTTGTATACAGGTGGAGATCAAATGTTTTTTTTCCAAAAGGGATCAAAAATGGTAAAAACGGATCTTTTAATTAGAGATTCAATTATCGACTATTGTAAAGCAAAAAAAGTTATAAAGGTAGAGCATAATAAAAGACTGTATTACGTTAAATAA